The following proteins are co-located in the Acidicapsa acidisoli genome:
- a CDS encoding type II toxin-antitoxin system RelE/ParE family toxin yields the protein MRRSNVYTNLPSPSNISPRRVAPGKILGTRELILSPLPYLIVYSVEEERIHVLRIFHGAQNWS from the coding sequence TTGAGACGATCCAACGTATATACAAATCTGCCAAGTCCCTCAAACATCAGCCCGAGAAGGGTCGCCCCCGGAAAGATTCTGGGAACTCGCGAATTGATTCTGTCGCCGTTGCCATACTTGATTGTGTACTCCGTTGAGGAAGAGCGAATTCACGTGCTCCGAATCTTCCATGGTGCGCAAAACTGGTCATGA
- a CDS encoding CopG family ribbon-helix-helix protein has translation MAHLAYARLYMEIHLTEQQQNSLAVLSSQTRRSADDLVRDAVDRMLAHEKWFEEQVRIGIDQVARGEFLDEDEMDERVARMLHA, from the coding sequence TTGGCTCACCTCGCCTACGCTCGTTTGTATATGGAGATTCATCTCACTGAACAACAGCAGAACTCATTGGCCGTGCTTTCCTCCCAAACAAGGCGCAGCGCCGACGATCTCGTTCGCGACGCCGTGGATCGCATGCTGGCTCATGAGAAGTGGTTCGAAGAACAGGTGCGAATCGGCATCGATCAGGTCGCACGTGGAGAATTCCTCGACGAAGATGAGATGGATGAGCGAGTTGCGAGGATGTTACACGCTTGA
- the queD gene encoding 6-carboxytetrahydropterin synthase QueD: MYEVTVDAGFSSGHYLRNYFGKCENPHGHNYKVRVTLAGRELDETGLLLDFKLLKNILRPVIDRIDHQMLNDLEPFIELNPSAENLARYFYDQTNQELAEMTGGRVRVKDCTIWETDTTTATYYE, from the coding sequence ATGTATGAAGTGACAGTCGACGCGGGTTTCTCCTCCGGACACTACCTGCGCAACTACTTTGGCAAGTGCGAAAATCCGCACGGGCATAACTACAAGGTGCGCGTGACCCTCGCCGGGCGCGAACTGGATGAAACCGGTCTTCTGCTGGACTTCAAGTTGCTCAAAAACATTTTGCGCCCGGTCATCGATCGCATCGACCATCAGATGCTCAATGACCTTGAGCCCTTTATCGAGCTGAACCCCTCCGCCGAAAATCTGGCGCGCTACTTCTATGACCAGACCAACCAGGAGCTCGCCGAGATGACCGGCGGCCGCGTGCGCGTCAAAGACTGCACCATATGGGAAACCGACACGACGACGGCTACTTACTACGAGTAG
- a CDS encoding tetratricopeptide repeat protein, whose product MTIRWLHGRSPNEPVARCGLGATIVILAAMPGLFYAARASAEGIHPPRADPATVRASYVGSEACSRCHAEIYSHYSHTSMGRSLTPVTSEFLKTVPVSASVYDQKLDRHFDVYSENEKLYQSEFQVDAVGHEVFRDTHEIKWIVGTGANGRGALIQHDDYLFEAPLSFYRETGTWALSPGYERGDLGFNRTIAPGCIFCHSGRPQPVPETIGKYEKPAFTQLSVGCENCHGPGSAHVEAMGMGDSYPRSKDPTIVNPGAIAPTMANDICMSCHQTGDIRIFQPGKTYLDFRPGQPLDRVMAILMVPPTRENPPREDHVEHYYSMILSKCYRASARMPSEKQMRCISCHDPHVEPTSAEAPAYFNGKCMSCHSAQSCKAPAQARAQTASATAPADNCIGCHMPKRAGGAISHTSLTNHRIVARPDEAFPDAAFQMTTAALPDLIYLDAAPGDAEPPAITLLQAYSQLKDVSPVYEASFLKILHELEATKPQNAIVQAALGHQALAGGQLDDAAEHLQASLKLDPAQAAVYMDLSSVADQKGQADEAVTMVQKAVALEPFNAPMLKTLVLRLINAKQYPEAESAMEKYLQNFPEDDFMRKMLAIARQ is encoded by the coding sequence ATGACAATTCGATGGCTTCATGGGCGCTCGCCCAATGAACCAGTAGCCCGCTGTGGGCTTGGAGCCACCATAGTCATCCTGGCAGCAATGCCAGGACTGTTCTATGCTGCGCGCGCATCTGCCGAAGGCATACACCCGCCTCGCGCGGACCCTGCGACTGTGCGCGCCAGCTATGTTGGGTCGGAGGCGTGTTCGCGCTGCCATGCAGAAATCTATAGCCACTATTCCCACACCAGCATGGGCCGGTCGCTGACTCCTGTTACTTCGGAGTTTCTCAAGACTGTTCCTGTTTCTGCGTCCGTGTATGACCAGAAACTCGATCGCCATTTCGATGTTTATTCCGAAAACGAAAAACTCTACCAGAGCGAGTTTCAGGTCGATGCCGTCGGCCATGAAGTCTTTCGCGACACGCATGAAATCAAATGGATAGTAGGGACTGGGGCGAACGGTCGCGGGGCACTGATCCAGCATGACGACTACTTGTTTGAAGCACCGCTCTCCTTCTATCGAGAGACGGGAACCTGGGCGTTATCACCTGGGTATGAGCGGGGCGACCTGGGCTTCAACCGCACCATCGCGCCGGGCTGCATCTTCTGTCACAGCGGCCGTCCGCAGCCCGTACCCGAAACCATAGGGAAGTATGAGAAGCCCGCGTTCACGCAGCTCTCGGTGGGCTGCGAGAACTGCCATGGGCCGGGATCGGCGCACGTTGAAGCGATGGGCATGGGCGACTCCTACCCCAGGAGTAAAGATCCCACGATCGTGAACCCCGGCGCTATTGCGCCAACGATGGCCAACGACATCTGTATGTCTTGCCATCAGACAGGCGACATTCGCATCTTCCAACCCGGCAAGACTTATCTGGATTTTCGGCCGGGTCAGCCATTGGATCGAGTGATGGCCATTCTGATGGTGCCGCCGACGCGCGAGAATCCGCCGCGCGAGGATCACGTCGAGCACTACTACTCCATGATCCTGAGCAAGTGCTACCGGGCAAGCGCGAGAATGCCCAGCGAAAAGCAGATGCGCTGTATCAGTTGCCACGATCCGCATGTCGAGCCCACCAGCGCAGAGGCTCCGGCGTACTTCAACGGCAAGTGCATGAGCTGCCACTCTGCGCAGAGTTGCAAGGCTCCGGCGCAGGCGAGGGCTCAAACTGCATCCGCAACCGCACCTGCTGACAACTGCATCGGATGCCACATGCCGAAGCGCGCGGGCGGAGCGATTTCGCACACCAGCCTCACCAACCATCGCATCGTCGCGCGGCCAGACGAGGCATTCCCGGACGCCGCGTTTCAGATGACCACGGCGGCGCTGCCCGATCTGATCTATCTGGATGCGGCGCCGGGCGATGCAGAGCCGCCAGCGATCACGTTGCTGCAGGCCTACAGCCAGTTGAAAGACGTGTCGCCTGTGTATGAAGCTTCGTTTCTGAAAATTCTTCACGAGTTGGAAGCGACGAAGCCGCAGAACGCGATTGTGCAGGCCGCGCTCGGGCATCAGGCGCTGGCTGGCGGCCAACTGGACGATGCGGCGGAGCACTTGCAGGCGTCTCTGAAACTCGATCCGGCGCAGGCTGCAGTTTATATGGATCTATCTTCTGTGGCTGACCAGAAGGGGCAAGCCGATGAGGCAGTGACGATGGTGCAGAAGGCCGTCGCGCTGGAGCCTTTCAATGCGCCGATGCTAAAGACCCTCGTACTTCGTCTCATCAACGCAAAACAATACCCTGAGGCTGAATCCGCGATGGAAAAATACCTTCAGAATTTCCCCGAGGATGACTTCATGCGCAAGATGCTGGCGATTGCCAGGCAGTAG
- a CDS encoding tetratricopeptide repeat protein: MLRLPKSSSVWFTVFFLTGMLALLGNPEAQAASQKTQKRAGAASSAPANGGYVGSAACSRCHLEIANHFAHASMGHSLKAVTPDFLKTLPIPAAYYDAKFDHHFEVRTENGKLYQSEYQSGADGKEVFRSTHELGWIIGTGENGFGALLRRGDYLFQAPLSYYSKAAEWNLSPGYQNGDYGFNRIIQPGCIYCHSGRPQPVASYPGKYDSTPFTQTSVGCENCHGPGAAHVQAMGQGEDYGKGPGSDSDPTIVNPARLKGQLADDICMSCHQIGDARVLQPGKTYQDFRPGEPLDHTLSIFQIPPTRENPPQDDHVEHYYSMSLSKCFRATRSLPASKQLRCITCHDPHVEPTHAEAPAFFNAKCLTCHTAASCTATAATRQATSPADNCIGCHMPRRDIQAISHTSATNHRIVVRPEEPFPDEAFAQTTTALPNLIHMNPAGERGAKAATPPALVLLQAFGELRTSKPQFAASFTASWLKTLAELETSNPENAIVQAALGHRELEAHDWSQAIDHLQHALRLDPLQTNVYVDLSEAQDQSGMVEEAIASAKRAVTLDPFVAALQKTLVFRLINGKHYEEAQAAMETYLRNFPEDDFMRKMLAIAKQ, translated from the coding sequence ATGCTCCGTCTTCCAAAATCCAGCAGCGTCTGGTTCACGGTCTTTTTTCTGACTGGGATGCTGGCCTTATTGGGCAACCCCGAGGCGCAGGCTGCTTCTCAGAAGACGCAGAAACGCGCCGGTGCCGCGAGTAGCGCGCCGGCCAATGGCGGATATGTGGGCAGCGCGGCCTGCTCGCGCTGCCATCTGGAAATAGCCAACCATTTTGCGCACGCAAGCATGGGGCATTCGCTGAAAGCGGTTACGCCGGATTTCCTCAAGACTCTACCCATACCGGCTGCATATTACGACGCGAAGTTCGATCACCATTTTGAAGTTCGCACCGAGAACGGCAAGCTCTACCAGAGCGAGTACCAATCTGGAGCAGACGGCAAGGAAGTATTCCGCAGCACCCATGAGCTGGGCTGGATCATCGGCACCGGCGAAAACGGATTCGGAGCGCTGCTGCGGCGCGGAGATTATCTCTTTCAGGCGCCGCTCTCGTATTACTCCAAAGCGGCGGAATGGAATCTTTCGCCGGGCTACCAGAACGGCGATTACGGATTCAATCGCATTATCCAGCCTGGCTGCATTTACTGCCATAGCGGACGTCCGCAGCCGGTTGCGAGCTATCCCGGCAAATACGACAGCACGCCCTTTACACAAACTTCCGTAGGCTGTGAAAACTGTCATGGCCCCGGCGCCGCGCATGTGCAGGCGATGGGCCAGGGCGAGGATTACGGCAAAGGCCCGGGTTCGGATTCAGATCCCACGATTGTGAATCCCGCGCGCCTCAAGGGCCAGCTTGCGGACGATATCTGCATGTCCTGCCACCAGATCGGCGATGCGCGCGTGTTGCAGCCGGGCAAGACCTACCAGGACTTCCGGCCTGGCGAGCCGCTGGATCACACCCTCTCGATCTTTCAGATCCCGCCGACGCGCGAAAATCCGCCGCAGGACGACCACGTCGAACACTACTACTCGATGAGCCTGAGCAAGTGCTTCCGCGCGACGCGAAGCCTGCCGGCGTCGAAACAGTTGCGCTGCATCACCTGCCACGATCCGCATGTTGAGCCGACACATGCGGAAGCGCCAGCGTTTTTCAACGCAAAATGCCTCACATGCCATACAGCGGCAAGCTGCACCGCAACAGCCGCTACTCGGCAGGCAACGTCCCCCGCGGACAACTGTATCGGCTGCCATATGCCTCGGCGTGATATCCAGGCCATCTCCCACACTAGCGCCACCAACCACCGCATCGTTGTTCGCCCGGAAGAACCGTTTCCCGACGAAGCCTTTGCACAGACGACCACGGCTTTGCCGAACCTGATTCACATGAATCCGGCGGGCGAGCGCGGAGCGAAGGCAGCGACTCCGCCAGCGCTTGTGTTGCTGCAAGCCTTTGGGGAACTCAGAACAAGCAAGCCACAGTTCGCCGCGTCCTTTACCGCTTCGTGGCTCAAGACGCTTGCGGAACTGGAAACGAGCAATCCGGAGAATGCCATTGTCCAGGCTGCGCTTGGGCACCGCGAACTAGAAGCCCACGACTGGTCGCAGGCGATCGACCACTTGCAACACGCGCTGCGTCTCGATCCGCTGCAGACCAATGTCTACGTCGATCTCTCGGAGGCGCAGGACCAGAGCGGCATGGTGGAGGAAGCAATCGCATCCGCCAAAAGGGCAGTCACGCTCGACCCGTTTGTCGCCGCGCTGCAAAAGACTCTGGTCTTTCGCCTGATCAATGGCAAGCATTACGAAGAAGCCCAGGCTGCAATGGAAACTTACCTGCGGAACTTTCCGGAAGACGATTTCATGCGCAAGATGCTGGCCATTGCGAAACAGTAA